Proteins found in one Siniperca chuatsi isolate FFG_IHB_CAS linkage group LG22, ASM2008510v1, whole genome shotgun sequence genomic segment:
- the LOC122869771 gene encoding LOW QUALITY PROTEIN: E3 ubiquitin-protein ligase TRIM68-like (The sequence of the model RefSeq protein was modified relative to this genomic sequence to represent the inferred CDS: inserted 2 bases in 2 codons; deleted 1 base in 1 codon) encodes MTTQTARNMASVPYDVQFRCCICLDTYNNPVSIPCGHNFCLDCIEGFWDMKDKSECPLCKETFRKRPELRINRGFAEIIEIFTRSLLPTKTQEEDVDVVKHSPNQLFEADEVPCDICQGNESTAVKSCLVCQVSYCELHLTPHLRDPALQRHRLRDPATFPTGQLCRNHNKPLMMFCKNDQTPVCVSCTERHHKHHETVPMEKESKRIKMHLRETKADIQQMIHARLSKMEQIKNSVDLSKKITEREIQSSAQVCTLLITAIERQQAGLVEELEERQGEAERRAEELLVELEQEINQLQTRSSELQHLELTHHPLHLLQSFPSLSKLPSTKDWSEVAVHSDNCMGTVRRAVSKLVDICQELGNKLSAEEADKMDQYAVDVTLDPETASGWLVLSPDRKKVSLSSQKAPLPDNPQRFDSCVCVLGKQSFTSGRRYWVVQVGHKTDWDLGVARESINRKGAITIRPDSGYWAICRLKGGSLSACAGPSVTLKCQETPXKVGIFLDYEEGSVSFYDAEAKTLIYAYSGCHFSEPLYPYFNPCVQENGKNAXPLIICPLEGRVREGQDIIIESDV; translated from the exons ATGACAACCCAAACAG cCAGGAACATGGCCTCCGTGCCGTATGATGTGCAGTTCAGGTGCTGCATATGTCTGGACACCTACAACAACCCTGTCTCCATCCCATGTGGACACAACTTTTGCCTGGACTGCATCGAAGGCTTCTGGGACATGAAGGACAAGTCGGAGTGTCCGCTGTGCAAAGAGACATTCAGAAAACGTCCAGAACTCAGGATCAACCGAGGATTTGCTGAAATCATTGAAATCTTTACAAG GTCTCTGCTgcccacaaaaacacaagaggagGATGTCGACGTTGTGAAACATTCCCCAAACCAACTCTTCGAGGCTGACGAAGTTCCCTGTGACATCTGCCAGGGAAACGAGTCAACAGCGGTCAAGTCGTGCCTCGTGTGTCAGGTGTCTTACTGTGAGCTTCACCTCACACCACACCTGAGGGATCCAGCCCTGCAGAGACACCGGCTGAGGGATCCGGCCACCTTCCCCACCGGTCAGCTCTGCAGAAATCACAACAAGCCGCTGATGATGTTCTGCAAGAACGACCAGACGCCTGTGTGCGTGAGTTGCACAGAGAGGCACCATAAACACCATGAGACCGTCCCCATGGAGAAGGAGAGCAAGAGGATCAAG ATGCATTTGAGGGAGACGAAGGCCGACATTCAACAGATGATCCACGCCAGACTGAGCAAAATGGAGCAGATAAAAAATTCAGTGGATCTCAGCAAA aaaatcacagagagagagatacagagcaGCGCTCAGGTCTGCACCCTGCTGATAACCGCCATTGAGAGACAACAGGCCGGGCTGGTCGAGGAGCTCGAGGAGAGGCAGGGAGAAGCTGAGAGGAGAGCCGAGGAGCTGCTGGTCGAGCTGGAGCAGGAAATCAACCAACTGCAGACGAGGAGCAGCGAGCTGCAGCACCTGGAGCTCACTCACCACCCTCTTCACCTCCTACAG AGCTTCCCATCTCTAAGTAAACTCCCATCCACTAAAGACTGGTCTGAGGTGGCAGTCCACTCAGATAACTGCATGGGGACAGTGAGGAGAGCTGTCTCTAAGCTGGTGGACATCTGCCAGGAACTTGGGAACAAACTGTCTGCAGAAG AAGCAGACAAGATGGATCAATATGCAG TCGATGTCACTCTGGACCCCGAGACTGCTTCAGGCTGGCTGGTCCTGTCTCCAGACAGAAAGAAG GTGAGCCTCAGCAGCCAGAAGGCCCCGCTCCCAGACAATCCTCAACGATTTGACTCCTGCGTCTGCGTTTTGGGGAAACAAAGCTTCACATCTGGAAGACGCTACTGGGTGGTTCAG GTTGGACATAAAACTGACTGGGATCTTGGCGTGGCTAGAGAGTCCATCAACAGGAAGGGGGCCATCACTATTCGTCCCGACAGCGGTTACTGGGCGATCTGCCGGCTA AAAGGTGGCAGTCTCAGCGCCTGCGCCGGCCCCTCCGTCACCCTCAAATGCCAGGAAACCC AGAAAGTCGGTATCTTCCTGGACTACGAGGAAGGGTCGGTGTCTTTCTACGACGCAGAAGCAAAGACACTCATTTACGCTTACAGCGGGTGTCACTTCTCTGAGCCTCTCTACCCATACTTTAACCCCTGTGTTCAAGAAAATGGAAAGAACG GCCCGCTCATTATCTGTCCTCTTGAGGGAAGGGTCAGGGAAGGACAGGACATAATCATTGAGTCAGATGTGTGA